The proteins below come from a single Salvelinus fontinalis isolate EN_2023a chromosome 1, ASM2944872v1, whole genome shotgun sequence genomic window:
- the LOC129834831 gene encoding palmitoyltransferase ZDHHC16B-like isoform X1, whose product MRSWRWQFSRMMRLCLRWCRLCPKRGVRPSKPRRKLGELWSYWKLLLSSLYFNSLTNSDTYLDCVFEPIYWIVDNVTRWFGVFFRLSRSLMNCSLCPCPPLLCSQVFVCLVIALTSSVVVIVYLCLLPVILNTYPLQWIIWHLTYGHWVLMMVLFHYYKATTTSPGHPPQVKSDIPSVTICKKCIVPKPARTHHCSICNACILKMDHHCPWLNNCVGHFNHRYFFSFCLYMTMGCMYCSVSCKVMFIEAYNAVESYYQTPPALFSIREKLVHNGVIFLWVLTSSVAVALGGLTLWHAILITRGETSVERHINKKEIRRLKEKGKVFRNPYHYGKINHWKVLFGVEETSHWLTRVLLPSSHVPHEDGLIWECPRALTRGDPMTI is encoded by the exons ATGCGCAGCTGGAGGTGGCAGTTCTCCAGGATGATGCGCCTTTGCCTGCGCTGGTGCCGGCTGTGTCCTAAGCGAGGGGTGCGTCCCAGCAAACCCCGGAGGAAGCTAGGAGAGCTGTGGAGCTACTGGAAGCTGCTGCTCAGCTCCCTCTACTTCAACAGCCTCACCAACTCTGACACCTACCTGGACTGTGTCTTTGAACCCATCTACTGGATTGTGGACAATGTGACTCGCTGGTTTGGGGTG TTTTTTCGCCTTTCACGCTCCCTCATGAATTGTTCCCTCTGTccgtgtcctcctctcctctgttcccaggTATTTGTGTGCCTGGTGATTGCCCTCACCAGCTCTGTGGTGGTCATTGTCTACCTGTGCCTGTTGCCTGTTATCCTCAACACCTACCCACTGCAGTGGATCATCTGGCACCTCACCTATGGCCACTGGGTCCTCATGATGGTCCTCTTCCACTACTACAAGGCCACCACCACCTCCCCTGGACACCCACCACAG gTTAAAAGTGATATACCGTCAGTGACCATCTGTAAGAAATGCATCGTCCCCAAACCAGCCAGGACTCACCACTGCAGCATCTGCAATGC GTGTATTCTGAAGATGGATCACCACTGTC CTTGGCTCAACAACTGTGTGGGCCACTTCAACCACCGCTACTTTTTCTCCTTCTGCCTGTACATGACCATGGGCTGCATGTACTGCAGCGTCAGCTGCAAAGTCATGTTCATAGAGGCCTACAACGCTGTCGAG AGCTACTATCAGACCCCACCAGCACTGTTTTCCATCAGGGAAAAGTTGGTCCACAATGGTGTCATTTTCCTTTGGGTGCTGACAAG TTCGGTGGCAGTTGCTCTGGGAGGTCTGACACTGTGGCATGCTATCCTCATCACTCGAGGAGAGACCAGTGTGGAGAGACACATCAACAAGAAAGAAATCAGACGTTTAAAGGAGAAAGGAAAG GTGTTCCGAAATCCATACCACTATGGGAAAATAAACCATTGGAAAGTTTTGTTTGGCGTGGAGGAGACAAG TCACTGGTTGACCAGAGTCCTCCTGCCGTCTAGCCATGTTCCCCATGAAGATGGACTGATATGGGAATGCCCTCGGGCTCTCACCAGAGGAGACCCGATGACCATCTAA
- the LOC129834831 gene encoding palmitoyltransferase ZDHHC16B-like isoform X2 yields the protein MRSWRWQFSRMMRLCLRWCRLCPKRGVRPSKPRRKLGELWSYWKLLLSSLYFNSLTNSDTYLDCVFEPIYWIVDNVTRWFGVVFVCLVIALTSSVVVIVYLCLLPVILNTYPLQWIIWHLTYGHWVLMMVLFHYYKATTTSPGHPPQVKSDIPSVTICKKCIVPKPARTHHCSICNACILKMDHHCPWLNNCVGHFNHRYFFSFCLYMTMGCMYCSVSCKVMFIEAYNAVESYYQTPPALFSIREKLVHNGVIFLWVLTSSVAVALGGLTLWHAILITRGETSVERHINKKEIRRLKEKGKVFRNPYHYGKINHWKVLFGVEETSHWLTRVLLPSSHVPHEDGLIWECPRALTRGDPMTI from the exons ATGCGCAGCTGGAGGTGGCAGTTCTCCAGGATGATGCGCCTTTGCCTGCGCTGGTGCCGGCTGTGTCCTAAGCGAGGGGTGCGTCCCAGCAAACCCCGGAGGAAGCTAGGAGAGCTGTGGAGCTACTGGAAGCTGCTGCTCAGCTCCCTCTACTTCAACAGCCTCACCAACTCTGACACCTACCTGGACTGTGTCTTTGAACCCATCTACTGGATTGTGGACAATGTGACTCGCTGGTTTGGGGTG gTATTTGTGTGCCTGGTGATTGCCCTCACCAGCTCTGTGGTGGTCATTGTCTACCTGTGCCTGTTGCCTGTTATCCTCAACACCTACCCACTGCAGTGGATCATCTGGCACCTCACCTATGGCCACTGGGTCCTCATGATGGTCCTCTTCCACTACTACAAGGCCACCACCACCTCCCCTGGACACCCACCACAG gTTAAAAGTGATATACCGTCAGTGACCATCTGTAAGAAATGCATCGTCCCCAAACCAGCCAGGACTCACCACTGCAGCATCTGCAATGC GTGTATTCTGAAGATGGATCACCACTGTC CTTGGCTCAACAACTGTGTGGGCCACTTCAACCACCGCTACTTTTTCTCCTTCTGCCTGTACATGACCATGGGCTGCATGTACTGCAGCGTCAGCTGCAAAGTCATGTTCATAGAGGCCTACAACGCTGTCGAG AGCTACTATCAGACCCCACCAGCACTGTTTTCCATCAGGGAAAAGTTGGTCCACAATGGTGTCATTTTCCTTTGGGTGCTGACAAG TTCGGTGGCAGTTGCTCTGGGAGGTCTGACACTGTGGCATGCTATCCTCATCACTCGAGGAGAGACCAGTGTGGAGAGACACATCAACAAGAAAGAAATCAGACGTTTAAAGGAGAAAGGAAAG GTGTTCCGAAATCCATACCACTATGGGAAAATAAACCATTGGAAAGTTTTGTTTGGCGTGGAGGAGACAAG TCACTGGTTGACCAGAGTCCTCCTGCCGTCTAGCCATGTTCCCCATGAAGATGGACTGATATGGGAATGCCCTCGGGCTCTCACCAGAGGAGACCCGATGACCATCTAA